In Deferribacter desulfuricans SSM1, the following are encoded in one genomic region:
- the thiE gene encoding thiamine phosphate synthase, giving the protein MRSKDRSKIADYLKCYIILETDLIKLPLEEFLNQCIEAGAKMFQLRNKHKTARENFHIGESIKKILDGKDVFFIINDRVDLALCLDADGVHLGEKDLPADIVKRKYKDLIIGYSCNNLSDINYANQTNVDYIGIGPAFPTKTKEDHRTVLSKEDYNKLLSHTNLPAVAIGGITPKNISKFHDIPISGFAVSSYICASENPFEAVKNILSFFHE; this is encoded by the coding sequence ATGCGCAGTAAAGATAGATCAAAAATTGCCGACTATCTAAAGTGTTATATAATTTTAGAAACCGATTTAATCAAACTCCCATTAGAAGAGTTTCTTAATCAGTGTATCGAAGCTGGAGCTAAAATGTTCCAGCTTCGCAATAAACATAAAACAGCAAGAGAAAACTTTCATATTGGAGAATCAATTAAAAAAATTCTCGATGGAAAAGATGTTTTTTTCATAATTAATGATAGAGTTGATCTTGCTCTCTGTTTAGATGCTGATGGAGTACATCTGGGAGAAAAGGATCTACCAGCAGATATTGTCAAAAGAAAATACAAAGATTTAATTATAGGTTATTCTTGTAATAATCTAAGCGATATTAATTATGCAAATCAAACAAATGTAGATTATATTGGCATTGGCCCAGCATTTCCTACTAAAACAAAAGAGGATCATAGAACAGTTTTATCTAAAGAAGATTATAACAAATTATTAAGCCATACAAATTTACCTGCAGTAGCTATCGGTGGAATTACTCCTAAAAACATATCTAAATTTCATGACATTCCAATTTCTGGATTTGCAGTTAGTTCTTACATATGTGCATCAGAAAACCCTTTTGAAGCAGTTAAAAATATTTTGAGTTTTTTTCATGAATGA
- the thiL gene encoding thiamine-phosphate kinase — protein sequence MNEFDFIEALKTLSKNKDISLNLSDDAAVLNNYIISKDILIEDVHFIYRQNLDDIIFKAVTSNVSDIAAMGGTAKYIMAGFGLSQKIDKKKLIDSLKIALDFYNLDLIGGDTSYSDKFFISITIIGTKNKYLLKRSGAKAGDLICVSRPVGYAKKYLEEELSGKNENRHYRFTAETKLGEYLGNNEGVTSCTDISDGLGIDTTSIAIASNKKIFLLGENLSELSPDLPIDDVLSSGEEYALLFTVNPLYFDNLLKNAPKKFHVIGVVIEGEGAYLLSEKRYERLSKFGFTHKL from the coding sequence ATGAATGAATTTGATTTTATAGAAGCCCTGAAGACATTATCAAAGAACAAAGATATTTCACTAAACTTATCAGATGATGCTGCAGTTTTAAACAATTATATAATCAGTAAAGACATATTAATAGAAGACGTTCATTTTATATATAGACAAAACTTAGATGATATCATATTCAAAGCTGTCACCTCAAATGTCAGTGACATTGCCGCAATGGGCGGAACGGCAAAATATATAATGGCAGGTTTTGGGCTATCTCAAAAAATAGATAAAAAAAAGCTAATAGATTCACTCAAAATTGCTCTGGATTTTTACAACTTAGATTTAATAGGTGGAGACACCTCTTATTCCGACAAATTTTTTATTTCCATAACTATAATTGGAACAAAAAATAAATATTTATTAAAAAGAAGTGGTGCCAAAGCTGGTGATTTAATATGCGTTTCAAGACCTGTGGGGTATGCAAAAAAATATTTAGAGGAAGAACTTTCTGGTAAAAATGAAAACAGACATTATAGATTTACTGCGGAAACAAAACTTGGTGAATATCTTGGAAACAATGAAGGTGTTACCAGTTGCACGGATATAAGTGATGGACTGGGGATTGATACTACCTCAATTGCAATTGCAAGCAATAAAAAAATTTTTCTATTAGGTGAAAACTTATCAGAGCTATCACCAGATTTACCAATTGATGATGTTTTAAGTTCTGGCGAAGAATACGCCCTTTTATTTACAGTAAATCCTCTTTATTTTGATAATCTTTTAAAGAATGCACCTAAAAAATTTCATGTAATTGGCGTTGTAATTGAAGGGGAAGGTGCTTATCTACTGAGTGAAAAAAGGTACGAAAGGTTATCAAAGTTTGGTTTCACACATAAACTTTAA
- a CDS encoding RrF2 family transcriptional regulator: protein MAEYITREVDYAIRIVAYLAGKDERIKIDEICKKLYLKRPFVIKIIHKLNKCHILKTYTGKNGGILLAMDVSELSLYDIFQCLGFKTTINICTEKPEHCELNPICNITTFFAGIEKSLVNKLKNAKIKDFIFNDEDLNKM, encoded by the coding sequence ATGGCTGAGTATATCACAAGAGAAGTTGATTACGCTATAAGGATTGTTGCTTATCTTGCAGGTAAAGATGAAAGAATAAAAATAGATGAAATATGTAAAAAACTTTATCTAAAAAGACCTTTCGTAATAAAAATCATTCACAAACTTAACAAATGTCATATATTAAAAACATATACCGGTAAAAACGGTGGAATTTTATTGGCTATGGATGTTTCAGAGCTTAGCCTATACGACATTTTTCAATGTCTCGGATTTAAAACAACAATAAATATATGCACAGAAAAACCTGAGCATTGTGAATTAAATCCAATTTGCAATATCACAACCTTTTTTGCAGGGATAGAGAAATCTTTAGTAAACAAGCTAAAAAATGCAAAAATAAAAGATTTCATCTTTAACGATGAAGATTTAAATAAAATGTAG
- a CDS encoding cytochrome ubiquinol oxidase subunit I, whose translation MDVVTLSRIQFAMTAMFHFIFVPLTLGLSILVAIMETLYVKTGNELYLRMTKFWGKLFLINFALGVVTGITMEFQFGMNWAEYSKYVGDIFGAPLAIEATLAFFLESTFLGIWIFGWKKISKKAHAFAIWMVAIGSNISALWILVANAWMQHPVGYVLRNGRAEMTNFFALFSSYAITKFFHQILAGYTVGAFFVMGVSAYHLLRKSNLEFFKKSFKIAATFALIVAFAEIVVGDWHAYEVAKTQPTKLAAMESHWETQKGAPMYLLVFPNEAKEKNAIELLPIPKLLSFLAIHDFNGEVKGLKDFPKDERPPVLITFLSFRLMVGLGMLFALLALIGFYLSKKDKLVDTTLFLKIMLYMIPIPYIANFLGWTVAEVGRQPWIVYGVLKTADAVSKSISTSQVWMSLFGFVAFYSLLGVIDIYLLTKYAKKGPEESAISAKKAEAVTA comes from the coding sequence ATGGATGTTGTCACACTGTCAAGGATCCAATTTGCAATGACAGCCATGTTTCATTTTATCTTCGTACCATTAACACTTGGTCTTTCTATCCTTGTTGCTATTATGGAAACACTTTATGTCAAAACCGGTAACGAACTCTATCTGAGGATGACAAAGTTTTGGGGTAAGCTATTTCTTATCAATTTTGCTCTTGGAGTAGTTACCGGTATCACAATGGAATTCCAGTTTGGTATGAACTGGGCTGAATATTCAAAATACGTGGGTGATATTTTTGGTGCTCCACTTGCTATCGAAGCAACTCTCGCATTCTTCTTAGAATCCACATTCTTGGGTATCTGGATTTTCGGTTGGAAAAAGATATCTAAAAAAGCACATGCTTTTGCTATCTGGATGGTTGCTATCGGATCTAATATCTCAGCATTATGGATATTAGTAGCAAACGCCTGGATGCAGCACCCAGTAGGTTATGTTTTGAGAAATGGAAGAGCTGAAATGACAAACTTTTTTGCTCTTTTCTCTAGTTATGCAATTACAAAATTTTTCCATCAAATCTTAGCAGGTTATACAGTTGGTGCTTTTTTTGTTATGGGTGTATCAGCTTATCATTTGTTAAGAAAGAGCAATTTGGAGTTTTTCAAAAAATCTTTTAAAATTGCAGCAACATTTGCACTAATCGTAGCTTTTGCAGAAATTGTTGTAGGTGACTGGCATGCATATGAAGTTGCAAAAACTCAACCAACAAAACTTGCAGCAATGGAATCTCATTGGGAAACTCAAAAAGGAGCTCCAATGTATCTATTGGTATTTCCAAATGAAGCAAAAGAAAAAAATGCTATAGAACTTTTGCCTATACCAAAACTTTTAAGCTTCTTGGCAATCCATGATTTTAATGGGGAAGTAAAAGGTTTAAAAGATTTCCCAAAAGATGAAAGGCCACCGGTTTTAATAACATTTTTAAGCTTTAGATTGATGGTAGGATTAGGGATGTTATTTGCATTGCTAGCTTTAATAGGTTTTTACCTTTCTAAAAAGGATAAACTTGTTGATACAACACTTTTTCTTAAAATAATGCTCTATATGATCCCAATCCCTTACATAGCAAACTTCTTAGGTTGGACAGTAGCTGAAGTGGGAAGACAACCATGGATTGTTTATGGTGTACTGAAAACAGCAGATGCAGTATCAAAATCGATATCAACTAGTCAAGTATGGATGTCACTTTTTGGATTTGTTGCTTTTTACAGTTTGCTTGGTGTTATAGATATCTATCTTTTGACAAAATATGCAAAAAAAGGGCCTGAAGAATCTGCTATATCAGCTAAAAAAGCTGAAGCAGTAACAGCGTAA
- the cydB gene encoding cytochrome d ubiquinol oxidase subunit II: MVYQIIWFALWGLLWAVYFMLDGFDFGAGILHPFLGKSDEEKRMIINTLGPVWDGNEVWLITAGGATFAAFPTTYAYMFSYLYTPLLIILFALIFRGVAFEFRGKGKSEQWKKLWDVAIFAGSLIPTILFGVAFGNIFQGLPIDANGYHGSLAYLLNPYGILTGLFFLLLFLEHGALWLAIKTTGELPIRAKSVAKKVWPLLVAVAVIFLIFSAFKTHLYDNYLKNLVWFIVPIIAVIALLAIFFFTEKSPVKAFFASCITILAVVFTGIIGLYPNLIPSSIDPKYSLTAFNSSSSPYTLKIMTIVVIIFVPIVLLYQIWTYKIFKDPVTPEEINDPEVETY, encoded by the coding sequence ATGGTATATCAAATTATATGGTTTGCATTATGGGGGCTTTTGTGGGCAGTTTATTTTATGCTTGATGGTTTTGACTTTGGTGCTGGAATTTTACACCCCTTTTTAGGAAAATCTGATGAAGAAAAAAGGATGATTATAAATACATTAGGTCCAGTTTGGGATGGTAATGAAGTTTGGCTTATCACAGCAGGTGGAGCAACATTTGCTGCCTTCCCTACAACCTATGCTTATATGTTTAGTTATTTATATACTCCACTTTTAATTATACTTTTTGCTCTGATATTTAGAGGTGTTGCATTTGAATTTAGAGGAAAAGGGAAAAGTGAACAATGGAAGAAACTCTGGGATGTAGCTATTTTCGCTGGAAGCCTAATCCCAACAATTCTATTTGGCGTAGCTTTTGGAAATATCTTTCAAGGGTTACCAATTGATGCAAATGGATATCATGGTAGCCTAGCCTATCTCTTAAACCCTTATGGAATCCTTACTGGATTGTTTTTCTTACTTCTATTTTTAGAACATGGTGCTTTATGGCTAGCAATTAAGACAACTGGCGAATTACCAATAAGAGCTAAAAGCGTAGCTAAAAAAGTATGGCCACTTCTTGTTGCCGTAGCAGTCATATTCTTAATCTTTTCGGCATTCAAAACTCATCTGTATGACAATTATTTGAAAAACCTTGTATGGTTTATAGTTCCAATAATTGCAGTAATTGCATTATTAGCGATATTCTTTTTTACAGAAAAATCACCTGTTAAAGCATTTTTTGCATCCTGTATTACGATTTTAGCAGTAGTTTTCACAGGGATAATTGGTTTATATCCAAATCTTATTCCATCAAGTATTGATCCAAAATACAGTTTAACAGCTTTTAACTCATCTTCTAGCCCATATACTTTGAAAATAATGACAATTGTTGTGATTATATTTGTGCCAATAGTGCTGCTATATCAGATCTGGACATATAAGATATTTAAAGATCCAGTAACACCAGAAGAAATCAATGATCCAGAAGTAGAAACTTATTAA
- the pheT gene encoding phenylalanine--tRNA ligase subunit beta, translating into MKVSYSWLSDFIDVKGIDPRDLVDKLTMAGLEVEELIVKEKVENVVFAKVLEKEKHPDADKLSICKVFDGGETYQVICGAANVAAGQIIPFAKIGAKLPIGLKIKKAKIRGVESFGMICSAAELGLEEKSDGIMVLDVDESYLGKNVSSYLGLEDVILDISITPNRADCLSIIGIAREIAALYGLSLKEKHFDLKEENEPAENLKKVIVEDKDKCPIYLGRVIKDVEIKPSPIWMQNRLRSVGVRPINNVVDITNYVLFEYGQPLHTFDMNKLEGNVIIRTAKPGEKIMTLDGKERELKDYMLVIADEKKAIAVAGVMGGEFSGIDDNTKDVFLECAYFKPESIRITARRLGMQTDSSYRFERGIDKGNVFKMVDYAAYLLQEYANGKVLKGIVTDEYEKVKPKSVSFNLDRVNRLLGTELSKEESKDILTKLNFKIVEEQGGDFKVEVPTYRVDIERWVDIAEELSRIYGYNKIDTTVPEINADSNQPSLSLKTQREIRYSLKSLGFYEAINFSFMSDEFLSNFDGKENFVYLKNPLSEDMNTLRTFVFPGLIANMVSNIRQQYASLRFFEFANVFINKGEKELPLQKMHLSIGITENFWPLSWAEKNDIEPFYYLKGVIDDILGSYKLKADYKRADKEFLHPGKSAYLKIDNKVVGFMGELHPDILEKLDLDKKLYVAELFFDDLVEIIENRKIKYEKFSQFPFVTKDISVIVDKGTLVNDMINEIKNISKLIDDVVLYDIYEGKNIGENKVSLTFRVYFSSLERTLTDDETNKLLDEIIELLKDKFDASLR; encoded by the coding sequence ATGAAAGTTTCTTATAGCTGGTTGTCAGATTTTATAGATGTAAAGGGGATTGACCCAAGGGATCTTGTAGATAAGCTCACAATGGCTGGACTTGAGGTGGAAGAACTAATCGTTAAAGAGAAGGTAGAAAATGTTGTTTTTGCAAAGGTTTTGGAAAAAGAGAAGCACCCTGATGCTGATAAACTTTCAATTTGTAAAGTTTTTGATGGGGGTGAAACTTATCAGGTGATTTGTGGAGCTGCAAATGTTGCTGCTGGTCAAATAATCCCTTTTGCAAAAATTGGAGCAAAATTACCTATAGGGCTAAAAATTAAAAAAGCAAAAATCAGAGGTGTAGAATCTTTTGGAATGATATGCTCTGCTGCTGAGCTTGGTTTGGAAGAAAAGAGTGATGGGATTATGGTTTTAGATGTGGATGAATCTTATCTTGGCAAAAATGTTAGCTCCTATCTTGGTTTAGAAGATGTTATCTTGGATATTTCCATTACTCCAAATAGAGCTGATTGTTTGAGTATCATTGGTATTGCAAGAGAGATTGCTGCCCTTTATGGACTCAGCTTAAAAGAGAAACATTTTGATTTGAAAGAAGAGAATGAGCCAGCTGAAAATCTTAAAAAAGTGATAGTAGAAGACAAAGATAAATGCCCTATTTATCTCGGTAGGGTCATAAAAGATGTTGAAATAAAGCCATCTCCTATCTGGATGCAAAATAGACTCAGATCTGTTGGTGTGAGACCAATAAATAATGTGGTAGATATTACAAATTATGTCCTTTTTGAATATGGCCAGCCCCTACACACATTTGATATGAATAAACTTGAAGGCAATGTCATTATCAGGACTGCTAAACCTGGCGAAAAGATTATGACTCTTGATGGCAAAGAGAGAGAATTAAAGGATTATATGCTTGTAATTGCTGATGAGAAAAAGGCAATTGCTGTAGCTGGTGTTATGGGTGGTGAGTTTTCAGGGATTGATGATAATACAAAGGATGTCTTTTTAGAGTGTGCATATTTTAAACCTGAAAGTATAAGGATTACCGCAAGAAGACTTGGGATGCAGACAGATTCATCATACAGGTTTGAAAGAGGGATAGATAAAGGTAATGTCTTTAAAATGGTTGATTATGCTGCATACCTTTTACAAGAATATGCAAATGGTAAAGTATTAAAAGGTATAGTCACTGATGAATATGAAAAGGTAAAACCAAAAAGTGTAAGTTTTAACCTTGATAGAGTAAACAGATTGCTAGGAACAGAATTATCAAAGGAAGAATCAAAAGATATTTTAACAAAACTCAACTTTAAAATTGTTGAAGAGCAGGGGGGTGATTTTAAAGTAGAAGTCCCAACATATAGAGTGGACATTGAAAGATGGGTTGATATTGCTGAAGAGTTATCAAGGATATACGGTTATAATAAAATTGATACAACTGTTCCTGAAATCAATGCTGATAGCAATCAGCCATCTTTAAGTTTAAAAACACAAAGAGAGATAAGATATTCCCTCAAATCCCTTGGATTTTATGAGGCTATAAACTTTTCATTTATGAGTGATGAGTTTTTATCAAATTTTGATGGTAAAGAAAATTTTGTGTATTTAAAAAATCCTCTTAGCGAGGATATGAATACGTTAAGAACTTTTGTTTTCCCTGGATTAATAGCCAATATGGTTAGTAATATCAGGCAGCAGTATGCAAGTCTTAGATTTTTTGAGTTTGCAAATGTTTTTATAAATAAAGGTGAGAAAGAGTTGCCATTACAGAAGATGCATCTGTCAATAGGTATTACAGAAAATTTCTGGCCTCTATCTTGGGCTGAGAAAAACGATATTGAGCCATTTTATTATTTAAAAGGGGTAATTGACGATATTTTAGGTAGTTATAAATTAAAAGCTGATTACAAGAGAGCAGATAAAGAGTTTCTTCATCCTGGCAAATCTGCATATTTAAAAATTGATAACAAAGTTGTTGGTTTTATGGGTGAGTTACACCCTGATATTTTAGAAAAATTGGATTTGGATAAGAAGCTTTATGTTGCTGAGCTGTTTTTTGATGATTTAGTTGAAATAATAGAGAATAGAAAAATTAAATATGAAAAGTTTTCACAATTCCCTTTTGTTACAAAGGATATTTCTGTAATAGTTGACAAAGGCACTTTAGTAAATGATATGATTAATGAGATAAAAAATATAAGTAAGTTGATTGATGATGTTGTGTTATATGATATATATGAGGGTAAGAATATTGGTGAAAATAAAGTTAGTTTAACTTTTAGAGTTTACTTTAGCTCACTTGAAAGAACACTAACTGATGATGAAACCAATAAACTGCTGGATGAGATAATAGAATTGTTAAAGGATAAGTTTGACGCTTCACTAAGATAA
- the pheS gene encoding phenylalanine--tRNA ligase subunit alpha gives MDLDLRTVEGFEEEISRATNLDELYQIKVKYLGKKGSITLLNKQLKNIAPENRAEAGKKINEVRKRFEALYDEKYNDLKRLEKEKKLKEEFIDITREGFPFKPGAIHPITITYYEIVDIFTSMGFEVATGPEVEFDYYNFEALNIPKEHPARDMQDTFYITDEILLRTHTSPVQIRVMEANKPPIKIIAPGKVYRCDHDVTHSPMFHQVEGLLVDEKVTFADLKGTLTLFIKRMFGEDIPVRFRPSFFPFTEPSAEVDMGCVICGGSGCRVCGHTGWLEILGCGMVDPEVFKAVNYDTEKYQGYAFGMGIERIAMLKFGIDDLRLFYDNKIKFLKQF, from the coding sequence ATGGATTTGGATTTAAGAACAGTGGAAGGTTTTGAAGAAGAGATAAGTAGAGCAACAAACCTTGATGAGCTTTATCAGATAAAAGTTAAATATCTTGGTAAAAAAGGTAGCATTACACTTTTAAACAAGCAGCTCAAAAATATTGCACCAGAAAATCGTGCAGAAGCTGGTAAAAAGATAAACGAAGTAAGAAAAAGATTTGAAGCACTTTATGATGAAAAATATAATGATCTTAAAAGGCTTGAAAAAGAGAAAAAATTAAAAGAAGAATTTATTGATATCACAAGAGAAGGTTTCCCTTTTAAGCCAGGAGCTATTCACCCAATTACTATAACATACTATGAAATTGTAGATATTTTTACATCAATGGGTTTTGAGGTTGCAACTGGCCCTGAGGTGGAGTTTGATTATTACAACTTTGAGGCATTAAACATTCCAAAAGAGCACCCTGCAAGGGATATGCAAGATACATTTTATATTACTGATGAGATACTCCTTAGGACTCATACATCGCCTGTCCAAATCAGAGTAATGGAAGCAAATAAACCACCAATAAAGATTATTGCACCAGGTAAAGTTTATAGATGTGACCATGATGTTACCCATTCACCAATGTTTCATCAGGTGGAAGGGTTACTTGTAGATGAAAAAGTAACCTTTGCTGATTTGAAAGGGACTTTGACACTTTTTATTAAGCGTATGTTTGGAGAAGATATCCCTGTTAGATTTAGGCCAAGTTTTTTCCCTTTTACTGAGCCAAGTGCTGAAGTGGATATGGGGTGTGTAATTTGCGGTGGAAGTGGATGTAGAGTTTGTGGACATACAGGTTGGCTTGAGATACTTGGGTGCGGAATGGTTGACCCAGAGGTTTTTAAAGCTGTAAATTATGATACAGAAAAGTATCAAGGTTATGCCTTTGGTATGGGGATTGAGCGTATCGCAATGCTCAAATTTGGTATAGATGATTTGAGACTATTTTACGATAACAAAATAAAATTTTTAAAACAATTTTAG
- a CDS encoding DUF3373 family protein — MKKFLAVLFGVLFASSFVFAQDVNLEQLKKQVADLQAQVDMMSKFVNTNTRHAATDKLSISAEFMTRLDSFQYKDVRALPDFASDMMGLWLAETITQSSGTQTSTPTNWDLQAFMGMTTSTTDGWNDTFLNTYFSDFQTLMGTPEVSGMLQQMWNNLPAAQQSYYTTNFGANAMMAFGMDAFAQMLSDRTLTKDEASAIVTAFKNIKPKKYDANNDYMMTERLRLRLKAKVNEHLSFTGRLVMYKTFGDSTPVHFFNGTMSSMFLDSNSAQYPTDDSVRVERAYFVYKNSIGDVHWHFSVGRRPAAYGYGMENHENAVLGGSPLGSIIQMNFDGASLGFSLEDLTGIPGLNIKFCYGQGFEGQYGTLNSLNSQADVNDVHFFGAIVKLFDNDDYRVVYNWAHGYGLTDGFIGMAVFPFYISGNDYDLDGQYDTYTLTPNYGGFVSRIEPMSEVGNIDLHSIFVQGNTFDFSWFAAYSMSKTDPTGRSANPMYQFMGMDEMMDGTGHSVWVGIMTPELPFTAGKLGFEYNHGSKYWQPFMNTWDAAKLATRGDVYEVYYHQPIVGSKFFLTLGYIHYDYEYTNSGNYMGEPVKIEDATAFNTLMPVVDKVDNYYAKLTFRF, encoded by the coding sequence ATGAAAAAGTTTTTAGCAGTTTTATTTGGAGTTTTATTTGCTTCATCTTTTGTTTTTGCACAGGATGTAAACCTTGAGCAGTTGAAAAAGCAGGTTGCAGACCTACAAGCTCAAGTTGATATGATGAGTAAGTTTGTAAACACCAACACTCGTCATGCAGCAACTGATAAGCTTTCTATCAGTGCAGAATTCATGACAAGACTCGACAGTTTTCAGTACAAAGATGTAAGAGCATTACCAGATTTTGCTAGCGACATGATGGGATTATGGTTAGCTGAAACCATTACTCAATCTTCAGGAACTCAAACATCAACACCAACCAATTGGGATTTACAAGCGTTTATGGGAATGACAACTTCAACCACTGATGGATGGAATGATACTTTTTTAAATACTTATTTTTCTGATTTTCAAACTTTAATGGGGACCCCTGAAGTATCAGGGATGTTGCAACAAATGTGGAATAATTTACCTGCTGCACAACAAAGTTATTATACAACAAATTTTGGCGCTAATGCAATGATGGCTTTTGGTATGGATGCTTTTGCTCAAATGCTATCTGATAGAACTTTGACTAAAGATGAAGCAAGTGCAATAGTTACAGCTTTTAAAAATATTAAACCTAAAAAGTATGATGCAAACAATGACTATATGATGACTGAAAGATTGAGACTTCGTCTTAAAGCTAAAGTAAACGAGCATCTTTCATTTACTGGCCGTCTTGTAATGTATAAAACTTTTGGCGATTCTACGCCAGTTCACTTTTTCAATGGTACTATGAGCAGTATGTTTTTAGATAGTAATTCTGCTCAATATCCTACTGATGACAGTGTAAGGGTTGAAAGAGCTTATTTTGTATATAAAAATAGTATAGGTGATGTTCACTGGCATTTCTCTGTTGGTAGAAGACCAGCAGCTTATGGTTATGGTATGGAAAACCATGAGAATGCTGTACTGGGTGGCTCTCCTCTTGGTTCTATCATTCAGATGAACTTTGATGGTGCTTCTTTAGGGTTTTCTTTGGAAGATTTGACAGGTATCCCTGGCTTAAATATTAAATTCTGCTATGGTCAAGGGTTTGAAGGTCAGTATGGAACACTTAACTCTTTAAATTCTCAAGCTGATGTAAATGATGTTCATTTCTTTGGTGCTATAGTAAAACTTTTTGATAATGATGATTACAGAGTTGTTTACAACTGGGCACATGGATATGGACTTACTGATGGTTTCATAGGAATGGCTGTATTTCCATTTTATATTTCTGGAAATGATTATGATTTAGATGGTCAATATGATACTTATACTTTAACGCCTAATTATGGTGGTTTTGTATCAAGAATAGAGCCAATGAGCGAAGTTGGTAATATTGACTTACACTCTATATTCGTACAAGGTAATACTTTTGACTTCAGCTGGTTTGCAGCATATTCAATGAGTAAGACTGACCCAACTGGTAGAAGTGCAAATCCAATGTATCAATTTATGGGAATGGATGAAATGATGGATGGAACTGGCCATAGTGTATGGGTTGGTATTATGACTCCAGAACTTCCATTTACTGCTGGTAAACTTGGTTTTGAATACAACCATGGTAGCAAATACTGGCAGCCATTTATGAACACATGGGATGCTGCAAAACTTGCTACACGTGGTGATGTGTATGAAGTTTACTACCACCAGCCAATCGTTGGAAGTAAGTTTTTCTTAACTCTTGGTTACATTCACTATGACTACGAATACACAAATAGTGGTAACTATATGGGTGAACCAGTTAAGATTGAAGATGCTACAGCATTCAACACTTTGATGCCTGTAGTTGATAAAGTAGATAATTACTACGCTAAATTAACATTTAGATTCTAA
- a CDS encoding c-type cytochrome, producing MKKTLVSLLVVALIAIFATTAVFAKANARKGKRVWKKNCRLACHDGSKAGAPALSPVSKTQAQWKALLPKIKDCAAHKSAKKLKDKDIENMFQYLFDHALDSDQPETCG from the coding sequence ATGAAAAAAACATTAGTTTCACTTTTAGTAGTTGCTTTAATTGCTATATTTGCAACTACTGCAGTTTTTGCAAAAGCTAATGCAAGAAAAGGGAAAAGGGTTTGGAAGAAAAACTGCCGTCTTGCGTGCCATGATGGTAGCAAAGCTGGTGCACCAGCACTTAGCCCAGTGAGCAAAACTCAGGCTCAGTGGAAAGCATTGTTGCCAAAAATCAAAGATTGTGCTGCTCACAAATCTGCTAAGAAGTTAAAAGACAAAGATATTGAGAACATGTTCCAGTATCTTTTTGATCATGCTCTTGATTCTGATCAGCCAGAAACTTGTGGTTAA
- a CDS encoding TorD/DmsD family molecular chaperone, producing MIDFSLLKESLLKEDFSKIPDSLKFDEIGFESLSSVFFILSLCFRYPDDNVYNKLKELLPSFKDFFEDYLNKELMLEDQSEMEAEYVRLFVTNYGGVIAVPYASFYLEEEKLLMGESTVQLRDMMEEEGFILKEDIKEVPDHIYILLEFASSLINKIIDLNKSGEDYKKTLATLFTVLYAYIGRFVVDFSDKVINESKLDFYRDAAKALKGLFVEIDEIFIDILEAN from the coding sequence TTGATTGATTTTAGTTTATTAAAAGAGAGTTTATTAAAAGAGGATTTTTCCAAAATACCAGATTCTTTAAAATTTGATGAAATAGGTTTTGAGAGTTTGTCTTCAGTCTTTTTTATTCTTTCTCTCTGTTTTAGATATCCTGATGATAATGTTTACAACAAACTAAAAGAGCTTTTACCTTCATTTAAAGATTTTTTTGAAGATTATCTAAATAAAGAGCTTATGTTGGAAGACCAATCAGAGATGGAAGCAGAGTATGTTAGATTATTTGTCACAAATTATGGTGGAGTAATTGCTGTACCATATGCTTCTTTTTATCTTGAAGAGGAAAAGTTGTTGATGGGTGAAAGCACTGTTCAGTTGAGAGATATGATGGAGGAAGAAGGGTTTATTTTAAAAGAGGATATAAAAGAAGTCCCTGATCATATTTACATATTATTAGAATTTGCTTCGAGTTTGATAAATAAAATTATAGATTTAAACAAGTCTGGGGAAGATTATAAAAAAACTCTTGCCACGCTTTTTACAGTTTTGTATGCTTATATAGGCAGATTTGTTGTTGATTTTAGCGATAAGGTGATAAACGAGTCAAAATTGGATTTTTACAGAGATGCTGCAAAGGCTTTGAAGGGGCTTTTTGTGGAAATAGATGAAATATTTATTGATATATTAGAGGCAAATTAA